One part of the Raphanus sativus cultivar WK10039 chromosome 7, ASM80110v3, whole genome shotgun sequence genome encodes these proteins:
- the LOC108814406 gene encoding cyclic nucleotide-gated ion channel 18: MNKLRSLRCLLPETITSAAASNRGSVAGYYGSQVLPWRHQILDPDSNIVTYWNHIFLVTSILALFLDPFYFYAPYVGGPACLSVDVGLAATVTFFRSVADIFHLLHIFMKFRTAFVARSSRVFGRGELVRDPREIAMKYLKSDFIVDVAAMLPLPQLVIWLVIPAATNGTANHANSTLALIVLVQYIPRSFIIFPLNQRIIKTTGFIAKTAWAGAAYNLLLYILASHVLGAMWYLSSIGRQFSCWSKVCEKDHALRVLDCLPSFLDCKSLEQPERQYWQNVTQVLSHCDATSSTTNFKFGMFAEAFTTQVATTDFVSKYLYCLWWGLRNLSSYGQNITTSVYLGETLFCITICIFGLILFTLLIGNMQTSLQSMSVRVEEWRVKRRDTEEWMRHRQLPPELQERVRRFVQYKWLATRGVDEESILQSLPTDLRREIQRHLCLALVRRVPFFSQMDDQLLDAICGCLVSSLSTAGTYIFREGDPVDEMLFVIRGQIESSTTNGGRSGFFNSTTLRPGDFCGEELLTWALMPNSTLNFPSSTRSVRALSEVEAFALSAEDLKFVAHQFKRLQSKKLQHAFRYYSHQWRAWGACFVQSAWRRYKRRKLAKELSLHESSGYYYTDETGYNEEENREYYYGSDDDDFEGERLSADNTNNSQNFGATMLASKFAANTRRGTHQKASSSSSGGKKDGSSNSLKMPQLFKPDEPDFSMDKED; this comes from the exons ATGAATAAGCTCCGATCTCTCCGCTGCCTCCTCCCCGAGACCATAACCTCCGCCGCCGCATCGAACCGAGGATCCGTCGCCGGGTACTACGGTAGCCAAGTCCTTCCATGGCGGCACCAGATCCTGGACCCGGACAGCAACATCGTCACCTACTGGAACCACATCTTCCTCGTCACCTCCATCCTCGCCCTCTTCCTCGATCCTTTCTATTTCTACGCTCCTTACGTCGGCGGCCCCGCGTGCCTCTCCGTCGACGTCGGCCTCGCCGCCACGGTCACCTTCTTCCGCTCCGTGGCCGATATCTTCCACCTCCTCCACATCTTCATGAAGTTCAGAACGGCCTTCGTCGCGCGGAGCTCTAGAGTTTTTGGACGCGGCGAGCTCGTCAGGGATCCGAGGGAGATCGCTATGAAGTACTTGAAGAGCGATTTCATCGTCGATGTGGCTGCCATGCTTCCTCTCCCCCAG CTTGTAATATGGCTAGTAATTCCAGCCGCAACCAACGGGACTGCTAATCATGCAAATAGCACTCTCGCCCTTATCGTTCTCGTTCAGTACATTCCAAGATCATTCATTATATTCCCACTTAACCAAAGGATTATAAAAACAACCGGGTTCATCGCCAAGACTGCATGGGCAGGAGCTGCGTACAACCTCCTCCTCTACATACTCGCCAGTCAC GTGTTGGGAGCAATGTGGTATCTATCATCAATTGGGCGGCAGTTCTCGTGTTGGTCCAAGGTATGCGAGAAAGATCACGCCCTGAGAGTTCTTGATTGTCTCCCTAGCTTCTTGGACTGCAAGAGTCTAGAGCAACCTGAGCGCCAGTATTGGCAGAACGTCACTCAGGTCCTTTCTCATTGTGATGCTACAAGCAGCACCACAAATTTCAAGTTTGGCATGTTTGCTGAAGCCTTTACCACTCAAGTCGCTACCACGGATTTCGTGTCCAAGTACTTATATTGTCTTTGGTGGGGTTTAAGAAATCTAAG TTCTTATGGCCAGAATATAACCACAAGTGTATATCTTGGCGAGACCCTGTTCTGTATTACAATTTGTATTTTTGGGTTGATTCTCTTCACACTCCTGATCGGTAACATGCAA ACATCTTTACAATCGATGTCTGTAAGAGTTGAGGAATGGAGAGTTAAGAGACGAGACACTGAAGAATGGATGAGACATCGTCAACTACCTCCAGAGCTTCAAGAGCGTGTCCGTAGATTCGTTCAATACAAGTGGCTTGCAACCAGAGGCGTCGATGAAGAATCAATCCTCCAGTCTTTACCTACTGACCTACGCCGCGAAATCCAACGCCATCTCTGTCTCGCTCTTGTCCGCAGG GTCCCGTTCTTCTCTCAAATGGATGACCAACTTCTTGACGCTATATGCGGATGCCTTGTCTCATCTTTGAGCACGGCAGGGACCTACATATTCCGTGAAGGTGATCCTGTTGATGAGATGCTCTTTGTGATCAGAGGACAAATAGAGAGCTCAACAACAAACGGAGGAAGATCTGGTTTCTTTAACTCCACGACTCTAAGACCTGGTGATTTCTGTGGCGAAGAGCTTCTTACATGGGCCTTAATGCCAAACTCTACGCTTAATTTTCCGTCTTCAACCCGAAGCGTCCGTGCGCTCTCTGAGGTTGAAGCTTTTGCCTTAAGCGCAGAGGATCTCAAGTTTGTTGCTCATCAGTTCAAACGTCTTCAAAGCAAAAAGCTGCAACATGCTTTCAG GTACTACTCACATCAGTGGCGTGCATGGGGAGCTTGTTTTGTGCAATCCGCATGGAGACGTTACAAGCGAAGAAAGCTCGCGAAAGAGCTCAGCTTGCATGAGAGTAGCGGGTACTATTACACAGATGAGACAGGCTACAacgaagaagaaaacagagaataCTACTATGGAAGCGACGATGATGATTTTGAAGGTGAGAGACTATCTGCGGACAACACAAACAACAGCCAAAACTTTGGAGCAACAATGTTGGCGTCTAAATTCGCAGCAAACACGAGAAGAGGCACACATCAAAAGGCTTCGAGTAGTAGTAGTGGTGGTAAGAAAGATGGATCTTCGAATAGTTTGAAAATGCCTCAACTATTCAAACCAGATGAGCCTGATTTCTCAATGGATAAAGAAGATTAA
- the LOC108817102 gene encoding UDP-glycosyltransferase 90A1: protein MSVSPLPPHHVVLFPYMSKGHTIPLLQFARLLLRHRRVISSSNDGEEPSMSITIFTTPQNQPFVSNFLSDATPTIKIISLPFPENIAGIPPGVESTDKLPSMSLYVPFTRATKSLQPLFEETLKNLPRVTFMVSDGFLWWTLDSAAKFQIPRLAFFGMNSYAPALYKSISVHQLFTKPGIVKSDTEPVTVPDFPWIRVKKCDFDPVCTEPDQSGPEFDLLIDQLMSTAKSRGVIVNSFYELESTFVDYRLGCKGEPKPWCVGPLCLVNPLKPEGVKPSWIVWLDRKREERCPVLYVAFGTQAEISNEQLKEIALGLEDSKVSFLWVARMNVEEMTGELGFEKRVKQHGMIVRDWVDQWEILQHESVKGFLSHCGWNSAQESICAGIPLLAWPMMAEQPLNAKLVVEELKVGVRIETEDGTLKGFVSREEVSQKVKELMEGEMGKTARKNVKEYAEKARKALAQGTGSSWKNLNSLLEEVCKSRETNDVN from the exons ATGTCAGTTTCACCATTACCTCCTCATCATGTGGTTCTCTTCCCTTACATGTCAAAGGGTCACACCATCCCTCTCCTCCAATTCGCCCGTCTCCTCCTCCGTCACCGCCGTGTCATCTCCTCCTCCAACGACGGCGAAGAGCCATCCATGTCCATCACCATCTTCACCACCCCACAAAACCAACCTTTCGTCTCAAACTTCCTCTCCGACGCCACACCAACCATCAAAATAATCTCCCTCCCTTTCCCGGAAAACATCGCCGGAATCCCTCCCGGCGTCGAAAGCACCGACAAGCTCCCTTCCATGTCGCTCTACGTGCCTTTCACGCGTGCGACCAAATCTCTCCAGCCTCTCTTCGAAGAAACGCTCAAGAATCTTCCACGAGTCACGTTCATGGTCTCCGATGGATTCCTATGGTGGACACTGGACTCCGCCGCTAAGTTCCAGATCCCGAGACTCGCCTTCTTCGGCATGAACTCCTACGCACCGGCTCTCTACAAATCCATCTCCGTACACCAACTCTTTACTAAACCGGGAATTGTTAAATCCGATACCGAACCGGTTACTGTACCGGATTTCCCGTGGATCCGGGTTAAGAAGTGCGACTTCGACCCGGTTTGTACCGAACCGGATCAATCCGGTCCAGAGTTCGATTTACTCATTGACCAATTAATGTCTACTGCGAAGAGCCGTGGAGTTATAGTAAACAGTTTTTACGAGCTGGAGTCAACGTTCGTTGACTACCGGCTAGGTTGTAAGGGTGAGCCCAAGCCGTGGTGTGTTGGGCCATTGTGCTTGGTAAATCCTCTTAAACCGGAAGGTGTTAAACCGAGTTGGATTGTATGGTTGGACCGGAAGCGAGAGGAAAGATGTCCGGTTTTGTACGTGGCCTTTGGAACGCAGGCTGAGATATCGAACGAGCAGCTCAAGGAAATAGCCTTAGGCTTGGAAGATTCAAAG GTAAGCTTCTTGTGGGTCGCGAGAATGAACGTGGAAGAAATGACTGGAGAACTAGGGTTCGAGAAGAGAGTGAAACAGCATGGGATGATTGTTAGAGATTGGGTGGACCAATGGGAGATATTGCAACATGAAAGTGTGAAAGGGTTTTTAAGCCATTGCGGTTGGAACTCGGCGCAAGAGAGTATATGCGCCGGGATTCCCCTGCTGGCCTGGCCAATGATGGCCGAGCAGCCACTCAATGCTAAGTTAGTCGTGGAGGAGCTAAAGGTCGGAGTAAGAATCGAAACAGAAGATGGAACTCTCAAAGGGTTCGTGTCAAGAGAGGAAGTTAGTCAAAAG GTTAAAGAGTTGATGGAAGGAGAGATGGGGAAGACTGCGAGAAAGAATGTGAAAGAGTATGCAGAAAAGGCTAGAAAAGCTTTGGCTCAAGGGACTGGTTCGTCCTGGAAGAATTTGAATTCGCTTCTTGAAGAAGTATGCAAGAGTAGAGAGACAAATGATGTTAACTAA
- the LOC108818441 gene encoding pyrroline-5-carboxylate reductase: METLPISAESFKVGFIGAGKMAESIARGVVASGMLPPNRISTAVHSNLNRRQVFESFGVNVFSSSEEVVKESDVVIFSVKPQVVKKAITEVRSTLTKDKVLVSVAAGIKLKDLQEWSGQDRFIRVMPNTPAAVGEAASVMSLGTAATEEDGALVAKLFGSVGKILRADEKMFDAVTGLSGSGPAYIFLAIEALADGGVAAGLPRELALGLASQTVLGAATMVSKTGKHPGVLKDDVTSPGGTTIAGVHELEKGSFRATLMNAVVAAANRSRELSQS; this comes from the exons aTGGAGACACTTCCAATCTCCGCGGAGAGCTTCAAGGTAGGGTTCATCGGAGCTGGAAAGATGGCGGAGAGTATAGCCAGAGGCGTGGTCGCCTCCGGGATGCTTCCTCCGAATCGTATCTCCACCGCCGTCCACTCGAATCTGAATCGCCGTCAAGTCTTCGAGTCCTTTGGCGTCAATGTCTTCTCCAGTAGCGAAGAA GTCGTTAAAGAAAGTGACGTTGTGATCTTCTCTGTGAAACCTCAAGTTG TTAAGAAGGCCATCACGGAAGTAAGGTCAACGCTGACCAAGGATAAGGTTCTTGTTTCGGTTGCAGCGGGGATCAAGTTGAAAGATCTTCAG GAATGGTCTGGTCAAGATCGATTCATAAGGGTGATGCCTAATACACCAGCTGCAGTTGGCGAGGCAGCTTCAG TAATGAGCCTTGGAACAGCAGCTACAGAAGAAGATGGAGCACTTGTTGCTAAGTTGTTTGGCTCGGTGGGGAAGATATTAAGGGCCGATGAGAAAATGTTTGATGCTGTCACTGGTCTTAG TGGAAGTGGACCAGCGTACATATTCTTAGCAATTGAAGCTTTAGCTGATGGAGGAGTAGCTGCTGGTTTACCCCGAGAACTCGCATTGGGTTTAGCTTCACAGACG GTTCTTGGAGCTGCAACAATGGTAAGCAAAACCGGGAAGCATCCTGGTGTGTTGAAAGATGATGTTACTTCACCAGGCGGGACTACAATAGCTGGAGTTCATGAACTGGAGAAAGGTTCTTTCCGTGCAACGCTTATGAATGCTGTTGTTGCAGCAGCTAATCGAAGCCGCGAGCTCTCACAGAGCTAA
- the LOC108818440 gene encoding uncharacterized protein LOC108818440, with product MSECKASLTKPCVGKLNGKSEDRPLPSSVVLNPSVVETENPEAEIAIVEVEYIESENLNNVDDADSLLQSVLAGLDSKDWISVCDALNNVRRLSLFHKEAMLHLLEKVIPLVVKSLKNPRSAVCKTACMTSADIFSAYNDHITDLLDSLLTQLLLKSSQDKRFVCEAADKALTSMTSYVSPTLLLPKLQPCLKNRNPRIRAKASLCFSRSVPRLGVEGIKEYGIDKLVQAAASQLSDQLPESREAARAVLLELQTVYKNAHPLIKPETASSSSPSQEEEQTPEAESITWEIFCQSKLSALSAQAVLRVTNAVAVTTREGLVTTGSSSSSQL from the exons ATGAGTGAATGTAAAGCAAGCTTAACTAAGCCTTGCGTTGGGAAATTGAATGGAAAATCTGAAGATAGACCATTACCAAGCTCTGTGGTTTTGAATCCCAGTGTTGTAGAAACAGAGAACCCCGAGGCAGAGATAGCTATTGTGGAAGTTGAATATATTGAGTCCGAGAACTTGAATAATGTTGACGATGCTGATTCTCTTCTCCAG tcggTCCTAGCTGGTCTTGACTCCAAGGATTGGATATCAGTCTGTGACGCTCTTAATAATGTTCGTCGCCTTTCTTTATTCCACAAGGAAGCAATGCTGCATCTGCT CGAAAAAGTGATCCCACTCGTCGTGAAATCGCTGAAAAATCCTAGAAGCGCCGTATGCAAAACCGCTTGCATGACATCTGCGGACATCTTCAGTGCATATAACGACCATATAACAGATCTGTTGGATTCTCTG CTTACTCAACTCCTCCTCAAATCATCCCAAGACAAAAGGTTTGTCTGCGAGGCAGCAGACAAAGCTTTAACATCAATGACAAGCTACGTTTCCCCAACTTTGCTATTACCAAAGCTGCAGCCTTGTCTCAAGAACAGGAATCCTCGGATCCGCGCAAAAGCGTCATTATGCTTTTCCCGAAGTGTACCCCGACTG GGCGTTGAAGGTATTAAAGAATATGGAATCGACAAACTAGTTCAGGCGGCCGCGTCTCAGCTTAGTGATCAGCTCCCTGAGTCCCGCGAGGCTGCACGGGCCGTCCTACTGGAACTTCAGACCGTGTATAAAAATGCTCATCCTCTCATCAAACCTGAGACtgcgtcatcatcatcaccatcgcAAGAGGAAGAGCAAACCCCAGAGGCAGAGTCAATTACTTGGGAGATCTTCTGCCAGTCAAAGCTGTCGGCTCTAAGCGCACAAGCCGTTCTTCGTGTCACAAATGCTGTGGCGGTGACTACTCGGGAGGGTTTGGTTACTACaggttcatcttcttcatcacagTTATAA
- the LOC108818206 gene encoding formate dehydrogenase, chloroplastic/mitochondrial, whose translation MAMRAAIRACVSSNSSGFLSRHLHASSGDSKKIVGVFYKANEYATKNPNFLGCVENALGIRSWLESQGHHYIVTDDKEGPDCELEKHIPDLHVLISTPFHPAYVTAERIKKAKNLQLLLTAGIGSDHIDLQAAAAAGLTVAEVTGSNVVSVAEDELMRILILMRNFVPGYNQVVNGEWNVAGIAYRAYDLEGKTVGTVGAGRIGKLLLQRLKPFGCNLLYHDRLQMGPEMEKETGAKYVESLGEMLPKCDVVVVNTPLTEKTRGMFNRELIGKMKKGVLIVNNARGAIMDRQAVVEAVESGHIGGYSGDVWDPQPAPKDHPWRYMPNQAMTPHISGTTIDAQLRYAAGTKDMLEKYFKGEDFPAQNYIVKDGELAPQYR comes from the exons ATGGCGATGCGAGCAGCTATAAGAGCGTGCGTTTCCTCTAATTCTTCAGGCTTCTTATCACGTCATTTACAT GCTTCTTCTGGTGATAGCAAAAAGATCGTTGGAGTTTTCTACAAAGCCAACGAATACGCTACAAAGAATCCTAACTTTCTTGGCTGCGTCGAGAATGCTTTAGGAATCCGCAGCTGGCTAGAGTCACAGGGACACCACTACATTGTCACTGACGACAAAGAAGGTCCAGACTGCG AACTGGAGAAGCATATCCCTGACCTTCACGTCCTAATATCCACCCCCTTCCACCCGGCTTACGTCACTGCCGAAAGAATCAAGAAGGCCAAGAACCTTCAGCTTCTCCTCACAGCCGGTATCGGATCCGACCACATCGATCTGCAGGCTGCTGCAGCTGCTGGTCTGACGGTGGCTGAAGTCACGGGAAGCAACGTTGTCTCCGTGGCGGAAGACGAGCTCATGAGGATCCTGATCCTCATGCGCAACTTCGTGCCGGGGTACAACCAAGTCGTCAACGGGGAGTGGAACGTCGCTGGCATTGCCTACCGAGCGTACGATCTGGAAGGCAAGACGGTGGGAACAGTGGGAGCTGGTAGGATCGGGAAGCTGTTGCTGCAGAGGCTGAAGCCGTTCGGGTGCAACTTGTTGTACCACGACAGGCTCCAGATGGGACCCGAGATGGAGAAGGAAACTGGCGCAAAGTATGTTGAGAGTCTTGGTGAGATGCTCCCTAAATGCGACGTTGTGGTCGTCAACACCCCTCTCACGGAGAAGACAAG AGGGATGTTCAACAGAGAGTTGATAGGGAAAATGAAGAAAGGCGTTTTGATTGTAAACAACGCAAGAGGAGCCATCATGGATAGGCAAGCGGTGGTTGAGGCGGTGGAGAGCGGACACATCGGAGGGTACAGCGGAGACGTGTGGGACCCGCAGCCGGCTCCTAAGGACCATCCATGGCGTTACATGCCTAACCAAGCCATGACTCCTCACATCTCTGGCACCACCATTGATGCACag CTACGATATGCGGCGGGGACGAAAGATATGTTGGAGAAGTATTTTAAGGGAGAAGACTTCCCTGCTCAGAACTACATCGTTAAGGACGGTGAACTTGCTCCTCAGTACAGGTAA
- the LOC108817768 gene encoding pentatricopeptide repeat-containing protein At5g14770, mitochondrial → MIRIWNNHTGKHRFFLSNSRKRPDESSSLLISQRRFSSDSPPSKTRVYVSLFHTLFRLYLRCGRLHGAARTLSAMCTLGVAPDSRLWNTLLHRFNLNSLAPPHHHTVSLVYSKMIAFGVPPDVSALNALIHSFCKSGRLRSAFSLLRNRVVTVDTVTYNTVIKALCEHGFVEEAYGLLSEMVKRGVPPDTVSYNTLIDGFCKAGDFARAKALVDGIIGEVNLVTHTILISSYYSSLHAIEEAYRDMVMSGFYPNVVTFSSVVNRLCKDGRVVEAGLLLREMEEVGVYPNLVTYTTLVDSLFKEECCGEALGLYSQMVVRGVPVDLVVYTVLMDGLFKAGEFREGEKTFKMLLGDNNLVPNVVTYTALVDGLCKAGDLSGAESVITQMLEKSVFPNVVTYSSMINGYVKRGMLEEAVTVMRNMEDHNIVPNGFTYGAVIDGLFKAGKQEVAVQMSKEMKLLGLEENNYVLDALVNHLKRTGGVKEVKGLVKDMVSKGVTLDRINYTSLIDVFFKGGDEEAALAWAEEMQEKGMPWDVVSYNVLINGLLKVGKVRADWAYKGMKEKGLEPDVATFNIMMSSLRKQGDLEGVVNLWDKMKSHGIKPSLMSCNVVIETLCEKGKMEGAVDILHQMIFMEIHPNFTTYRIFLEASSKHKRADVIFKTHEKLTSCGVKLSKQVYNTLIATLCKLGMTKKAAMVMEDMKERGFAPDTVTFNALMQGYFVGSHIGKALSTYNVMLEEGISPNVATYNTIIRGLSDAGLIKEVEKWLSEMKSRGMRPDDFTYNALISGQAKMGNKKESMTLYCEMIANGLVPRTSTYNVLISEFVRVGKMPQARELMKEMGKRRVSPNTSTYCTMISGLCKLCTYPEVEWNRKAMYLAEAKGLLKEMIEEKGYIPCNQTVYWISAAFSKPGMKVDAERFLKECHKRMNARSPNS, encoded by the coding sequence ATGATAAGGATTTGGAACAACCACACGGGAAAACACAGATTCTTTCTCTCTAATTCCCGAAAACGACCCGATGAGAGCAGCAGCCTCTTGATCTCACAACGCAGATTCTCCTCAGATTCACCTCCGAGCAAGACTCGCGTTTACGTCTCTCTCTTCCACACTCTCTTCCGTCTCTACCTAAGATGCGGGAGGCTCCACGGAGCAGCGAGGACGCTCTCCGCGATGTGCACCCTCGGGGTCGCTCCCGATTCGCGTCTCTGGAACACCTTACTCCACCGTTTCAATCTCAACTCTTTAGCACCACCTCACCACCACACTGTATCGTTGGTCTACAGCAAGATGATAGCTTTCGGTGTTCCCCCCGATGTCTCTGCTCTCAACGCGCTGATCCATTCCTTCTGCAAATCTGGTCGGTTGAGATCAGCTTTTAGTTTACTTAGAAACAGAGTAGTCACCGTCGATACCGTCACTTACAACACTGTCATTAAAGCCTTATGCGAACACGGTTTCGTTGAGGAAGCTTATGGTCTTCTCTCCGAGATGGTGAAGAGAGGTGTGCCGCCGGATACGGTCAGCTACAACACTCTGATCGATGGGTTTTGTAAAGCCGGAGACTTTGCTAGAGCCAAGGCTctggtcgacggaatcatcggGGAGGTGAACCTCGTGACTCACACTATACTCATAAGCTCTTACTATAGTAGTCTCCACGCCATCGAGGAAGCCTACAGGGATATGGTCATGAGCGGGTTTTACCCGAATGTTGTTACTTTTAGCTCGGTTGTTAACCGGTTGTGTAAAGACGGGAGAGTGGTTGAAGCGGGGTTGCTGCTGAGGGAAATGGAGGAGGTGGGTGTGTATCCGAACCTTGTAACTTATACTACTCTTGTTGATTCGTTGTTTAAAGAGGAATGTTGTGGGGAGGCTTTGGGTCTCTACAGTCAGATGGTTGTGCGTGGGGTTCCTGTAGATTTAGTTGTGTATACTGTTTTGATGGATGGTTTGTTTAAGGCTGGAGAATTTAGGGAGGGTGAGAAAACGTTTAAGATGCTTTTGGGAGATAATAACTTGGTTCCAAATGTGGTTACTTATACGGCTTTGGTTGATGGTTTGTGCAAAGCCGGGGATTTAAGCGGTGCTGAGTCTGTGATAACGCAGATGTTGGAGAAAAGTGTGTTTCCGAATGTTGTGACTTACTCTAGTATGATAAATGGCTATGTGAAGAGAGGGATGCTCGAAGAAGCTGTTACGGTCATGAGGAATATGGAGGACCATAACATTGTGCCGAACGGTTTTACTTATGGTGCAGTGATTGATGGCTTGTTTAAGGCAGGGAAGCAAGAAGTGGCTGTTCAAATGAGTAAGGAGATGAAACTTCTTGGGTTGGAGGAAAACAACTACGTACTTGATGCTCTGGTGAATCATTTGAAGAGGACTGGTGGGGTTAAGGAAGTTAAGGGATTAGTCAAAGACATGGTATCTAAAGGAGTGACGCTGGATCGTATTAACTACACGTCCTTAATTGACGTGTTCTTCAAAGGAGGAGACGAAGAAGCTGCTCTAGCTTGGGCTGAAGAAATGCAAGAGAAAGGGATGCCATGGGATGTTGTTTCTTACAATGTCTTGATCAACGGGCTGTTAAAAGTTGGCAAAGTCAGAGCAGACTGGGCGTACAAAGGAATGAAAGAGAAAGGTTTAGAACCAGATGTCGCTACGTTTAACATAATGATGAGTTCACTACGAAAGCAAGGGGATCTCGAAGGTGTCGTTAACCTTTGGGATAAGATGAAGAGTCATGGAATAAAACCTAGTCTGATGAGTTGCAACGTTGTGATCGAAACGCTATGTGAAAAGGGTAAGATGGAGGGAGCAGTTGACATTTTACATCAAATGATCTTTATGGAGATCCATCCTAACTTCACGACGTACCGAATTTTTCTCGAGGCATCTTCAAAGCATAAAAGAGCTGACGTGATATTCAAAACACACGAGAAACTCACGAGCTGTGGAGTTAAGCTCAGTAAGCAAGTATACAATACTCTTATTGCAACTCTGTGCAAACTAGGTATGACGAAAAAGGCAGCTATGGTTATGGAGGATATGAAAGAGAGAGGTTTTGCTCCTGACACTGTGACGTTCAACGCCCTTATGCAAGGGTACTTTGTTGGCAGTCATATAGGTAAAGCTCTTTCGACATATAATGTTATGTTGGAAGAAGGAATATCCCCCAATGTTGCAACCTATAACACTATAATAAGAGGTCTCTCTGATGCTGGGCTAATCAAAGAGGTGGAAAAATGGCTGAGTGAGATGAAAAGCAGAGGTATGCGTCCTGATGATTTTACATACAATGCTTTGATCTCTGGTCAAGCTAAGATGGGGAATAAGAAAGAAAGTATGACGCTGTACTGTGAGATGATCGCCAACGGGTTGGTACCGAGAACCAGCACTTATAATGTGCTTATCAGTGAGTTTGTTAGAGTTGGGAAGATGCCACAGGCGAGAGAGCTGATGAAGGAGATGGGTAAGAGAAGAGTGAGCCCCAACACTTCGACTTATTGTACTATGATATCCGGTCTGTGCAAACTTTGCACTTATCCGGAAGTTGAGTGGAATAGAAAAGCAATGTACTTGGCAGAGGCAAAAGGGTTGTTAAAAGAGATGATTGAAGAGAAGGGATATATTCCGTGTAATCAAACTGTTTACTGGATAAGCGCTGCGTTCTCTAAACCTGGGATGAAGGTTGATGCTGAAAGGTTCTTAAAGGAGTGTCACAAGAGAATGAATGCTCGTTCCCCAAATTCGTGA